One Streptomyces lincolnensis genomic region harbors:
- a CDS encoding sugar ABC transporter permease gives MSTTEVETSAATSARNSPAGPPGRTRRRGESGPGVRLASHGILIAASLVALFPIVWLVYLSLGPDKDDYLHPGGIWGKMTFDNYTFVLENTKFFDWLRTTLVVVLGTTAIGVVISATTGYAVSRMRFPGYRKFMWVLLVTQMFPVAVLMVPMYQILSDLQLIDTYLGLILVYCTTTVPYCAWLMKGYFDTIPFEIDEAGRVDGLNPFGTFARLILPLARPGLAVAAFYSFLTAFGEVAFASTFMLSDTKYTFAVGLQTFVSEHDAQRNLMAATAVLIAIPAAAFFYFVQKNLVTGLTAGGTKG, from the coding sequence ATGAGTACGACCGAAGTCGAGACCTCCGCCGCGACGAGCGCGCGGAACTCCCCGGCCGGCCCGCCCGGCAGGACCCGGCGCCGCGGCGAGAGCGGCCCCGGCGTCCGCCTCGCCTCCCACGGCATCCTGATCGCCGCGAGCCTGGTCGCGCTGTTCCCGATCGTCTGGCTGGTCTATCTGTCCCTCGGCCCGGACAAGGACGACTACCTGCACCCCGGCGGCATCTGGGGAAAGATGACGTTCGACAACTACACGTTCGTCCTTGAGAACACGAAGTTCTTCGACTGGCTCCGGACCACGCTGGTCGTCGTGCTCGGCACCACCGCCATCGGCGTGGTCATCTCCGCCACCACCGGCTACGCGGTCTCGCGGATGCGCTTCCCGGGCTACCGGAAGTTCATGTGGGTGCTACTGGTCACGCAGATGTTCCCGGTGGCCGTACTCATGGTGCCGATGTACCAGATCCTGTCGGACCTCCAGCTCATCGACACCTACCTTGGCCTCATCCTGGTGTACTGCACGACCACCGTCCCGTACTGCGCCTGGCTGATGAAGGGCTATTTCGACACCATCCCGTTCGAGATCGACGAGGCGGGACGCGTCGACGGGCTGAACCCCTTCGGCACGTTCGCCCGCCTGATCCTGCCGCTCGCCCGGCCCGGCCTGGCGGTGGCCGCCTTCTACAGCTTCCTCACCGCCTTCGGCGAGGTCGCGTTCGCGTCGACGTTCATGCTGTCCGACACGAAGTACACGTTCGCCGTCGGCCTTCAGACCTTCGTCAGCGAGCACGACGCACAGCGGAACCTGATGGCGGCGACGGCCGTGCTGATCGCGATACCGGCCGCCGCGTTCTTCTACTTCGTGCAGAAGAACCTGGTGACCGGGCTGACGGCGGGCGGCACGAAGGGGTAG
- a CDS encoding carbohydrate ABC transporter permease — protein MTVAIDRATGRRRGDRAPKPGRVQRLRRGYQKHWYAYAMIAPVVIVLGVLVLYPLAYGFYLTLTDANSLNSARTIGVNHIDATYKFIGFDNYADILWGDTAYDRFWSHFIWTIVWTALCVTLHYTIGLGLALLLNQKLRGRTFYRMVLILPWAVPTFVTVFGWRFMLADGGIINSFLETLHLPTPLWLEDTFWQRFAAIMVNTWCGVPFMMLSLLGGLQSIDSALYEAAEMDGASAWQRFRHVTLPGLRSVSSTVVLLGVIWTFNQFAIIFLLFGTTAPDAQILVTWSYYLGFGQQPRDFAQSAAYGILLLAVLIVFTSFYRRWLNRNDQQLAI, from the coding sequence ATGACAGTCGCCATCGACCGCGCGACCGGCAGGCGCCGCGGTGACCGTGCGCCGAAGCCCGGCCGGGTCCAACGCCTCAGGCGCGGCTACCAGAAGCACTGGTACGCCTACGCGATGATCGCCCCGGTGGTGATCGTCCTCGGCGTCCTCGTGCTCTACCCCCTGGCGTACGGCTTTTACCTCACGCTCACCGACGCCAACAGCCTCAACTCGGCCCGCACGATCGGCGTCAACCACATCGACGCCACCTACAAGTTCATCGGCTTCGACAACTACGCCGACATCCTCTGGGGCGACACCGCGTACGACCGCTTCTGGTCGCACTTCATCTGGACGATCGTGTGGACCGCGCTCTGCGTCACGCTGCACTACACGATCGGTCTCGGCCTCGCGCTCCTGCTCAACCAGAAGCTGCGCGGCCGCACCTTCTACCGGATGGTGCTGATCCTGCCCTGGGCCGTGCCGACCTTCGTCACCGTCTTCGGCTGGCGCTTCATGCTCGCCGACGGCGGCATCATCAACTCCTTCCTGGAGACCCTCCATCTGCCGACACCGCTGTGGCTGGAGGACACCTTCTGGCAGCGGTTCGCCGCGATCATGGTCAACACCTGGTGCGGTGTGCCCTTCATGATGCTGTCGCTGCTCGGCGGCCTCCAGTCCATCGACTCCGCGCTGTACGAGGCCGCCGAGATGGACGGCGCGAGTGCCTGGCAGCGCTTCCGCCACGTCACCCTGCCGGGCCTCAGGAGCGTCAGCTCCACCGTCGTACTCCTCGGCGTGATCTGGACCTTCAACCAGTTCGCCATCATCTTCCTGCTGTTCGGCACCACCGCCCCCGACGCCCAGATCCTGGTCACCTGGTCGTACTACCTCGGCTTCGGACAACAGCCGCGCGACTTCGCGCAGTCGGCGGCCTACGGCATCCTGCTGCTGGCCGTCCTGATCGTCTTCACCTCCTTCTACCGCCGCTGGCTGAACCGCAACGACCAGCAGCTCGCGATCTGA